In Antechinus flavipes isolate AdamAnt ecotype Samford, QLD, Australia chromosome 3, AdamAnt_v2, whole genome shotgun sequence, a genomic segment contains:
- the LOC127557581 gene encoding olfactory receptor 2H2-like, whose amino-acid sequence MTALAEFLLLGLSTGPALQPLLFAAVLASYLATLLGNAFLVTLILLDSRLHRPMYRLLTHLALLDVSYVSTTVPQALAHMLAQRRALPFARCGAQLYIALSLGSTEALLLASMAVDRYLAVCRPLHYAAIMTPSLCGGLAGGAWALGFLLSVPNAAAALRLPYCLGRPPIDHFFCELPAVLRVACADTAPNRALVYAMGVPILLGPFSCILASYSLILATALRLPSARSRRKALSTCGAHLAVVGLFYGTVMAMYLRPKGPTPAGRHKLTSVFYIVVTPLLNPLIYSLRNKDVHRAARYAAARIQGLRAGGTES is encoded by the coding sequence ATGACGGCTCTGGCTGAATTTCTCCTGCTGGGTCTCTCTACCGGCCCTGCCCTCCAGCCCCTCTTGTTTGCTGCCGTGCTGGCCTCCTACCTGGCCACTCTGCTGGGCAATGCCTTCCTGGTGACCCTGATCCTCCTGGACAGCCGGCTGCACCGGCCCATGTACCGCCTGCTGACTCACCTAGCTCTGCTGGATGTGTCCTACGTGAGCACCACCGTGCCGCAGGCCCTGGCGCACATGCTAGCCCAGAGGCGGGCGCTTCCTTTTGCCCGCTGTGGGGCTCAGCTCTACATCGCCCTCTCTCTGGGCAGCACCGAGGCCCTCCTTCTGGCCTCCATGGCTGTGGACCGCTACCTGGCTGTCTGCCGACCTCTTCACTACGCCGCCATCATGACCCCGAGCCTCTGTGGGGGGCTGGCAGGGGGGGCCTGGGCCCTGGGCTTTTTGCTTTCTGTGCCCAATGCCGCTGCTGCCCTCCGCCTTCCTTACTGCCTCGGGCGCCCGCCCATTGACCACTTTTTCTGCGAACTGCCGGCAGTTCTAAGAGTGGCCTGCGCAGACACAGCCCCCAACCGGGCCCTAGTCTATGCCATGGGTGTCCCCATTCTCCTGGGGCCCTTCAGCTGCATTCTGGCTTCCTATAGTCTCATCCTGGCCACTGCCCTGCGCCTGCCCTCGGCCCGGAGTCGCCGCAAGGCCCTCTCCACCTGTGGAGCCCACCTGGCCGTGGTGGGCCTCTTCTACGGGACCGTGATGGCCATGTACCTGAGGCCCAAGGGGCCCACCCCGGCCGGGCGCCACAAGCTCACATCCGTCTTCTACATCGTGGTCACTCCGCTGCTTAACCCACTCATCTACAGTCTGCGGAACAAGGACGTGCACCGGGCTGCCAGGTACGCCGCCGCCCGCATCCAGGGGCTGAGGGCCGGAGGGACAGAATCATAG